The Aeromicrobium sp. Sec7.5 genome window below encodes:
- a CDS encoding glutaredoxin family protein: MTSGPSAGASSEVLGSARVVLLVRDGCHLCEVATAVVESVTQETGDTWTTVDVDTDPALAEQWNDEVPVTFVDGRQHDFWRVDPQRLRAALAG; this comes from the coding sequence ATGACCTCGGGTCCGTCCGCCGGCGCCTCGTCCGAGGTCCTGGGCTCGGCGCGCGTGGTGCTCCTGGTGCGTGACGGCTGTCACCTGTGCGAGGTGGCCACTGCTGTGGTCGAGTCGGTGACCCAGGAGACCGGCGACACGTGGACCACGGTGGACGTCGACACCGATCCCGCCCTCGCGGAGCAGTGGAACGACGAGGTGCCCGTGACGTTCGTCGACGGGCGGCAGCACGACTTCTGGCGGGTGGACCCGCAGCGGCTCCGCGCAGCTCTCGCGGGCTGA
- a CDS encoding DUF5667 domain-containing protein: protein MTSHKREADAFEAALRGAPADAAVTELVRHAEILCARAATVAPSDDFRLALRERLMAEAPELLTAHPRPAATAVAAPRTSGLRRRVARLSAAALVAVGGVGIVASSAQAVPGDMLYGVKRSVESVELALHRTDEARGTFQLEQARERLAEAEHLADEGDLERSATALADFRNQADAGTADLFTDYEAEGQSASVESVNDFAVESAGTLTDLAEQFPSTSTSTSSDPVELAMNTVRDIATQASALCLECGPITLPELQAIASPTDGTTTSAAPSAGPAPTPTKSSPSATGAPAPTPSKTPLLTQPTTPAPSSTPSPAPQVPIVTPLVDSLLGEEGLVPSLLGGLLGQK from the coding sequence ATGACGAGCCACAAGCGCGAGGCTGATGCATTCGAGGCCGCTCTCCGCGGCGCGCCCGCTGACGCGGCCGTCACCGAGCTGGTCCGGCACGCCGAGATCCTGTGCGCCCGCGCCGCCACCGTGGCCCCGTCCGACGACTTCCGCCTGGCCCTGCGCGAGCGCCTCATGGCCGAGGCCCCCGAGCTGCTGACCGCCCACCCCCGTCCGGCCGCCACGGCCGTGGCGGCGCCGCGCACGAGCGGCCTCCGCCGCCGCGTCGCCCGACTCAGCGCCGCCGCGCTCGTCGCGGTCGGTGGCGTCGGCATCGTCGCCTCCAGCGCGCAGGCCGTCCCGGGCGACATGCTCTACGGCGTCAAGCGCAGTGTCGAGTCGGTCGAGCTCGCCCTGCACCGGACCGACGAGGCACGCGGCACGTTCCAGCTCGAGCAGGCGCGCGAGCGCCTCGCCGAGGCCGAGCACCTGGCCGACGAGGGCGACCTCGAACGTTCCGCCACGGCCCTGGCTGACTTCCGCAACCAGGCCGACGCCGGCACGGCCGACCTGTTCACGGACTACGAGGCCGAAGGCCAGAGCGCCTCGGTCGAGTCGGTCAACGACTTCGCTGTCGAGTCCGCCGGCACGTTGACCGATCTGGCCGAGCAGTTCCCGTCCACGTCCACGTCCACGTCGTCGGACCCGGTCGAGCTCGCGATGAACACGGTGCGCGACATCGCCACGCAGGCCAGCGCGCTCTGCCTCGAGTGCGGCCCGATCACGCTGCCCGAGCTCCAGGCCATCGCCAGCCCCACGGACGGCACCACGACCTCCGCCGCACCCAGCGCTGGTCCCGCGCCGACGCCCACCAAGTCATCGCCCTCGGCCACCGGCGCGCCGGCCCCCACGCCCTCCAAGACCCCCCTGCTCACGCAGCCGACCACCCCGGCCCCCTCGTCGACGCCGTCCCCTGCGCCTCAGGTCCCGATCGTCACCCCGCTCGTCGATAGCCTGCTGGGTGAGGAAGGCCTGGTGCCGTCGCTCCTCGGCGGGTTGCTGGGTCAGAAGTAG
- a CDS encoding glutamyl-tRNA reductase, whose product MSVLVLGMSHRTAPIEVLERASLDTDDGVKLSHKVLESPHISESVVISTCNRVEVYVEAERFHGAIEELSRLFADHAGLGREELVHHLYVHYDDAAVAHLFSVAAGLDSMILGESQILGQVRLSLQSAQAESTVGPALNALFQQALRIGKRGHAETGIDRLAPSVVTAALDAAGEAMAAWVPGDGRQDRHGVPGDGRQIGAETRYLVAGAGTMASLAVRTLVERGVAPESIMLTNRTYQRAAEFVATFGVGAVRWESLDVELQGADVLISCTGATGVVFDQERIARATQDGRPMTLVDLALPRDIAADVTQLPNTTLIDMQVLGERAADSEVVSDVAAVRAIVDGEVGTFLAAKSASRVTPTVVALRGMAVEIVESETERLEARLGDLSDVQRAEIRRALRRVSDKLLHQPTVRVQQLVDGPAGLTYADALADLFALDPSAVDRVSAVGEGAAND is encoded by the coding sequence GTGAGTGTGCTCGTGCTGGGCATGTCCCACCGCACCGCCCCGATCGAGGTCCTCGAGCGCGCGTCCCTCGACACCGACGACGGCGTCAAGCTGTCGCACAAGGTCCTCGAGTCCCCGCACATCAGCGAGTCCGTCGTGATCTCCACGTGCAACCGCGTCGAGGTGTACGTCGAGGCCGAGCGCTTCCACGGGGCCATCGAGGAGCTGTCGCGCCTCTTCGCCGACCACGCCGGGCTCGGGCGTGAGGAGCTGGTGCACCACCTCTACGTGCACTACGACGACGCCGCGGTGGCCCACCTCTTCTCGGTCGCGGCCGGGCTCGACTCGATGATCCTGGGCGAGAGCCAGATCCTGGGCCAGGTCCGTCTGTCGCTGCAGTCGGCGCAGGCCGAGTCCACCGTCGGCCCGGCGCTCAACGCGCTGTTCCAGCAGGCGTTGCGTATCGGCAAGCGCGGCCACGCCGAGACCGGCATCGACCGCCTCGCGCCCTCGGTCGTCACGGCCGCGCTCGACGCCGCCGGCGAGGCCATGGCGGCGTGGGTGCCGGGCGACGGGCGGCAAGATCGGCACGGGGTGCCGGGCGACGGGCGGCAGATCGGTGCCGAGACCCGGTACCTCGTGGCCGGCGCCGGCACCATGGCGAGCCTCGCGGTGCGCACACTCGTCGAGCGTGGCGTCGCGCCCGAGAGCATCATGCTCACGAACCGCACCTACCAGCGCGCCGCGGAGTTCGTGGCCACGTTCGGTGTCGGAGCGGTGCGCTGGGAGTCCCTCGACGTCGAGCTGCAGGGCGCCGACGTCCTCATCAGCTGCACCGGCGCGACCGGCGTCGTGTTCGACCAGGAGCGCATCGCGCGGGCCACGCAGGACGGCCGGCCCATGACCCTGGTCGATCTCGCGCTCCCGCGCGACATCGCCGCCGACGTCACCCAGCTGCCCAACACGACCCTCATCGACATGCAGGTCCTCGGCGAGCGTGCGGCCGACTCCGAGGTCGTCTCGGACGTCGCCGCGGTGCGCGCGATCGTCGATGGCGAGGTCGGCACGTTCCTGGCCGCCAAGTCCGCCTCGCGCGTCACGCCGACCGTCGTCGCCCTGCGCGGCATGGCGGTCGAGATCGTGGAGTCCGAGACCGAGCGCCTCGAGGCTCGCCTCGGAGATCTCTCCGACGTGCAGCGGGCCGAGATCCGCCGGGCGCTGCGCCGGGTCTCCGACAAGCTCTTGCACCAGCCCACCGTGCGGGTGCAGCAGCTCGTCGACGGGCCCGCCGGGCTGACGTACGCCGACGCTCTCGCCGACCTCTTCGCGCTCGACCCGTCCGCGGTCGACCGCGTCTCCGCCGTGGGGGAGGGGGCTGCCAATGACTGA
- a CDS encoding HAD family hydrolase yields MSRPPSVPRPVSPADRRRNLKSRSVLAGQAAAAAAEVEIALAPEADPRAAAFFDVDNTIMQGASIFHLARGLYRRDFFSARDLAGAVWQQAYFRISGIEDPEHIAKARSSALSFIAGHSVTELEEIGEEIFDEHMAHKIWPGTRAIAQAHLDRGQRVWLVTAAPVEIAQVIARRLGLTGALGTVAEHVDGVYTGQLVGEMLHGEGKAVAVRAIAERERLDLSRCSAYSDSSNDLPMLSLVGHPCAVNPDTTLRSHARANDWEIRDYRTGRRVALAGARTAGMAGAGVAAWQVARRLRR; encoded by the coding sequence ATGAGCCGCCCGCCGTCCGTCCCCCGGCCCGTGTCGCCGGCCGATCGGCGGCGCAACCTCAAGTCGCGATCAGTGCTGGCGGGCCAGGCCGCCGCAGCGGCGGCGGAGGTCGAGATCGCGCTCGCACCCGAGGCCGACCCGCGGGCCGCCGCCTTCTTCGACGTCGACAACACCATCATGCAGGGCGCTTCGATCTTCCATCTCGCCCGTGGTCTCTACCGGCGCGACTTCTTCTCGGCCCGCGACCTCGCCGGCGCCGTGTGGCAGCAGGCCTACTTCCGGATCTCCGGCATCGAGGACCCAGAACACATCGCGAAGGCCCGCAGCTCGGCCCTGTCGTTCATCGCCGGGCACAGCGTGACCGAGCTCGAGGAGATCGGCGAGGAGATCTTCGACGAGCACATGGCGCACAAGATCTGGCCGGGCACCCGCGCGATCGCGCAGGCCCACCTCGACCGCGGCCAACGGGTCTGGCTCGTCACGGCGGCACCGGTCGAGATCGCTCAGGTCATCGCCCGGCGGCTCGGCCTGACCGGGGCGCTGGGCACGGTCGCGGAGCACGTCGACGGCGTCTACACCGGCCAGCTGGTGGGCGAGATGCTGCACGGCGAGGGCAAGGCCGTCGCCGTGCGGGCCATCGCGGAGCGCGAACGCCTCGACCTGTCGCGATGCTCGGCGTACTCCGACTCCAGCAACGACCTGCCGATGTTGTCACTCGTCGGACACCCGTGCGCGGTCAATCCCGACACGACCCTGCGCTCCCACGCACGGGCCAACGACTGGGAGATCCGCGACTACCGCACCGGTCGTCGCGTGGCGCTGGCCGGGGCCCGTACGGCTGGCATGGCCGGGGCTGGAGTGGCGGCCTGGCAGGTCGCTCGCCGCCTGCGTCGCTGA
- a CDS encoding sigma-70 family RNA polymerase sigma factor encodes MRENLVGLRGVLAVAGAHVDDRGLLAALAHVDSTPSPGSGSGGSDPEPHLDAEGLRLRALVDLAVEGDAEAFGQLYDHYVGGIYRFVYYRVGSAQLAEDLTSETFVRGLRAISRFSWQGKDFGAWLTTIARNLITDHFKSSRARLEIVSDSVPETRSSPPTPEDEVLNLVSNAMLLEAVNALPEEQRDCILMRFMQGLSIAQTAAALGRSEGAVKQLQLRAVRRLAKNVTEDVR; translated from the coding sequence ATGCGGGAGAATCTGGTAGGACTTCGCGGGGTGCTGGCCGTGGCCGGTGCTCACGTCGACGACCGCGGTCTGCTCGCCGCCCTGGCCCACGTCGACTCCACGCCCAGCCCCGGTTCCGGCTCCGGCGGCAGTGACCCCGAGCCGCACCTGGACGCCGAGGGGCTGCGTCTGCGGGCCCTCGTGGATCTGGCAGTCGAGGGCGATGCCGAGGCGTTCGGCCAGCTCTACGACCACTACGTCGGCGGCATCTACCGCTTCGTCTACTACCGGGTCGGCTCCGCGCAGCTCGCCGAGGACCTGACGAGCGAGACCTTCGTCCGCGGCCTCCGCGCGATCAGCCGTTTCAGCTGGCAGGGCAAGGACTTCGGCGCGTGGCTCACCACGATCGCCCGCAACCTGATCACCGACCACTTCAAGTCCAGCCGCGCCCGACTCGAGATCGTGTCCGACTCCGTCCCGGAGACGCGCTCGAGCCCGCCGACCCCCGAGGACGAGGTGCTGAACCTCGTCTCGAACGCGATGCTCCTCGAGGCGGTCAACGCGCTCCCGGAGGAGCAGCGCGACTGCATCCTGATGCGCTTCATGCAGGGACTCTCGATCGCCCAGACCGCGGCGGCCCTCGGCCGGAGCGAAGGAGCCGTCAAGCAGCTCCAGCTGCGGGCGGTCCGACGACTCGCCAAGAACGTGACGGAGGACGTCCGATGA
- the hemB gene encoding porphobilinogen synthase — protein sequence MTNLPHRPRRLRSSPATRRIVRETHTVASQLVLPMFVAEGLDEPRPIASMPGVVQHTRESAKKAYREAAELGLGGVMLFGVPASKDATGSGALDPDGILNLAIADARAEVGDDLLVMSDLCLDEFTDHGHCGVLDARGRVDNDATLEVYAAMGVAQADAGAHWVGPSGMMDGQVGVVRAALDAAGHTDVAIMAYTAKYASAFYGPFREAVDSSLQGDRRTYQQDPANAREALRELGLDLAEGADVVMVKPALGYLDLVAKVRERTDVPVAAYNVSGEYAMVEAAAAQGWIDRERAIDETVLSIRRAGADIVLTYWAAELAARLR from the coding sequence ATGACGAACCTGCCGCACCGCCCGCGTCGCCTGCGTTCCTCGCCGGCCACGCGACGGATCGTCCGCGAGACCCACACCGTCGCGTCGCAGCTCGTGCTGCCGATGTTCGTCGCCGAGGGCCTGGACGAGCCGCGGCCCATCGCGAGCATGCCGGGCGTCGTGCAGCACACCCGGGAGTCGGCGAAGAAGGCCTACCGCGAGGCGGCCGAGCTGGGGCTCGGCGGCGTCATGCTGTTCGGCGTCCCGGCGTCGAAGGACGCCACGGGGTCCGGGGCGCTCGACCCCGACGGCATCCTGAACCTGGCGATCGCCGACGCGCGGGCCGAGGTCGGTGACGACCTGCTGGTCATGAGCGACCTCTGCCTCGACGAGTTCACCGACCACGGTCACTGTGGCGTGCTCGATGCGCGGGGCCGGGTCGACAACGACGCGACCCTCGAGGTCTACGCGGCCATGGGGGTGGCCCAGGCCGATGCCGGCGCCCACTGGGTGGGTCCCAGCGGCATGATGGACGGCCAGGTCGGGGTCGTGCGTGCCGCGCTCGACGCCGCGGGCCACACCGACGTCGCGATCATGGCCTACACCGCGAAGTACGCCTCGGCCTTCTACGGCCCGTTCCGCGAGGCCGTGGACTCCTCGCTCCAGGGCGATCGCCGCACGTACCAGCAGGACCCGGCCAACGCCCGGGAGGCGCTGCGCGAGCTGGGGCTCGACCTCGCCGAGGGGGCCGACGTCGTGATGGTCAAGCCCGCGCTCGGCTACCTCGACCTCGTGGCGAAGGTCCGCGAGCGCACCGACGTCCCCGTGGCGGCCTACAACGTGTCCGGGGAGTACGCGATGGTCGAGGCGGCGGCCGCGCAGGGCTGGATCGATCGCGAGCGGGCGATCGACGAGACGGTCCTGTCGATCCGACGGGCCGGAGCCGACATCGTGCTGACCTACTGGGCGGCCGAGCTCGCCGCGCGCCTGCGCTGA
- a CDS encoding class I adenylate-forming enzyme family protein: MTVTVNVSEILAVAARRDPEGTALVEAREERRAVTWAELDHAADAVARGLSARGLRAGHRVALVMANRIDLVIAYFAILRGGMVAVPINPRSTPAEVERMITDSGARVVLADGTAVDAVRAAASGLENLTVVVDGPSPEGGEVAFTAFLDAAVPSPPAAPADPEALAVILYTSGTSGRPRGVMLSHRALLANIEQVATLDVVSADDVCLGLLPMFHIYGLNCVLGQAVHQGAPLVLVDGFDPDALLDLVVREGLTYLAVAPPVVAAWSGRTDLREKLASVRVVVSGASALDPDLARDFRDSSGHVIEQGYGLTEASPVVAVTIGSSRDADGAPKPYSVGAVLPGIEVRVVETVAGREASPGDPAEIWVRGDNLLTGYWPDGSDGPDADGWYPTGDVGLLDDDGDLTLVDRLRELVIVSGFNVYPREVEDVIAEAPGVDQVAVVGLPHEETGEQVLAFVVPLPGTDEGEVVAAVAAACRTRLARFKQPTTIEIVQGLPYSPTGKVAKGRLRALARGSDLGLR, from the coding sequence GTGACCGTGACCGTGAACGTCAGCGAGATCCTCGCCGTCGCCGCGCGCCGTGACCCGGAGGGCACCGCCCTGGTCGAGGCCCGCGAGGAACGTCGAGCCGTCACCTGGGCCGAGCTGGACCACGCGGCCGACGCCGTCGCCCGCGGTCTCAGCGCCCGGGGGCTCCGGGCCGGTCACCGCGTCGCGCTGGTGATGGCCAACCGCATCGACCTGGTCATCGCGTACTTCGCCATCCTGCGTGGGGGCATGGTCGCTGTCCCCATCAACCCGCGCTCGACCCCCGCCGAGGTCGAGCGCATGATCACCGACTCCGGAGCCCGGGTCGTCCTCGCCGACGGGACCGCCGTCGACGCGGTCCGCGCGGCGGCCTCGGGCCTCGAGAACCTCACCGTCGTCGTCGACGGTCCGTCGCCCGAGGGCGGCGAGGTCGCGTTCACGGCGTTCCTGGACGCCGCCGTGCCGTCGCCCCCGGCTGCGCCGGCCGATCCCGAGGCGCTCGCGGTCATCCTCTACACGTCCGGCACGAGCGGACGCCCCCGCGGCGTCATGTTGTCCCACCGGGCCCTGCTCGCCAACATCGAGCAGGTCGCCACGCTCGACGTCGTCTCGGCCGACGACGTATGCCTCGGCCTGCTGCCGATGTTCCACATCTACGGCCTCAACTGCGTCCTGGGGCAGGCGGTCCACCAAGGTGCGCCGCTCGTCCTGGTCGACGGCTTCGACCCCGACGCCCTGCTCGACCTCGTCGTCCGCGAGGGCCTGACCTACCTCGCCGTGGCTCCGCCGGTCGTCGCCGCGTGGTCGGGACGGACCGACCTGCGCGAGAAGCTGGCCTCGGTCCGGGTCGTCGTGTCGGGCGCCTCGGCACTGGATCCGGACCTCGCCCGCGACTTTCGCGACTCGTCGGGGCACGTCATCGAGCAGGGGTACGGCCTCACCGAGGCCTCGCCGGTCGTGGCGGTCACGATCGGGTCTTCCCGCGACGCCGACGGTGCGCCGAAGCCGTACTCGGTCGGCGCCGTCCTGCCGGGCATCGAGGTCCGCGTCGTCGAGACCGTCGCGGGGCGTGAGGCGTCCCCCGGCGACCCCGCCGAGATCTGGGTGCGGGGCGACAACCTGCTCACGGGCTACTGGCCCGACGGCAGCGACGGACCGGACGCGGACGGCTGGTACCCCACCGGTGACGTGGGCCTGCTCGACGACGACGGTGACCTCACGCTCGTCGACCGGCTGCGCGAGCTCGTGATCGTGTCCGGCTTCAACGTCTACCCCCGTGAGGTCGAGGACGTCATCGCCGAGGCCCCGGGCGTCGACCAGGTCGCCGTGGTGGGCCTGCCGCACGAGGAGACCGGCGAGCAGGTGCTCGCGTTCGTCGTGCCGCTGCCCGGCACCGACGAAGGTGAGGTGGTGGCCGCAGTGGCGGCCGCGTGCCGCACCCGGCTGGCGCGGTTCAAGCAGCCCACCACGATCGAGATCGTCCAGGGACTCCCGTACTCGCCCACGGGCAAGGTCGCCAAGGGCCGGCTCCGGGCGCTCGCCCGGGGATCGGACCTGGGGCTGCGATGA
- the hemC gene encoding hydroxymethylbilane synthase codes for MTEPLRLGTRASELARTQSGHVADRVRELTGREVELVTISTEGDRSSAPLDQMGGTGVFVAALRDALVAGDVDFAVHSLKDLPTADDPRLVLAAVPPREDVRDALVARDGLTLGELPPGSRIGTGSPRRAAQINALGLGVEVVPIRGNVDTRLGKVRSGEVDAVVLARAGLLRLGRADEATEVLDPIQVLPAPGQGALAVECRSDRTDLIDLLGVLDDPDTRATITAERTLLATLEAGCSAPVGALAEVAWGDDGDELWLRAVVADPSGSPSIRLSAIGVPSGAAALGLRLATEMLAEGADQIMAPVA; via the coding sequence ATGACTGAGCCCCTGCGCCTCGGCACGCGTGCCAGCGAGCTCGCGCGCACGCAGTCCGGCCACGTCGCCGACCGCGTCCGCGAGCTCACCGGCCGCGAGGTCGAGCTCGTCACGATCAGCACCGAGGGCGATCGTTCCTCGGCCCCGCTCGACCAGATGGGCGGCACCGGGGTGTTCGTGGCCGCGCTGCGTGATGCACTCGTCGCCGGCGACGTCGACTTCGCGGTGCACTCGCTCAAGGACCTCCCCACGGCTGACGACCCGCGCCTCGTGCTCGCCGCGGTCCCGCCGCGCGAGGACGTCCGCGACGCCCTCGTGGCCCGCGACGGCCTGACCCTCGGCGAGCTGCCCCCGGGCTCCCGCATCGGCACCGGATCGCCGCGACGTGCCGCGCAGATCAACGCGCTCGGCCTCGGCGTGGAGGTCGTCCCGATCCGGGGCAACGTCGACACCCGACTGGGCAAGGTGCGCTCGGGCGAGGTCGACGCCGTCGTCCTGGCCCGTGCCGGGCTGCTGCGCCTCGGCCGCGCGGACGAGGCCACCGAGGTGCTCGACCCGATCCAGGTACTGCCCGCTCCCGGTCAGGGTGCGCTCGCCGTCGAGTGCCGCTCCGACCGGACCGACCTCATCGATCTGCTCGGGGTGCTCGACGACCCCGACACCCGTGCCACCATCACGGCCGAGCGCACGTTGCTCGCCACCTTGGAGGCCGGCTGCAGCGCGCCCGTCGGAGCCTTGGCCGAGGTCGCCTGGGGCGACGACGGCGATGAGCTCTGGCTGCGCGCCGTCGTGGCCGACCCGTCCGGAAGTCCATCCATCCGCCTGTCCGCGATCGGCGTGCCCTCCGGCGCCGCCGCGCTCGGCCTCCGTCTCGCCACCGAGATGCTGGCCGAGGGTGCCGACCAGATCATGGCTCCCGTCGCCTGA
- a CDS encoding uroporphyrinogen-III synthase: protein MTTTTATPDATSVPSRASKPAKKLGRVSFVGAGPGDASLLTVRAAELLLQADVVITELPEQIALVPGDAEIVDGGLGEDGALLTHAARARLVVRHAKTGAHVVRLISGDPFTYATGPEEAAACAKAGIEFEIVPGISSVQAVPAYAGVPLTNRQHREFRVVSVGDTQVAWEELGSDDTLVLLSAVARIGEAADGLIAAGRSPQTPVAMTRVGTTTEQSTIVSTLEGIAADAKAAGMTAPAITVVGEVVQMRDALSWFETKPLYGWRILVPRTKEQSASLASRLRGYGAVSEEVPTISVEPPRNPQQMDKAVRGLVEGRYEWVAFTSVNAVKAVREKFEEYGLDARAFSGLKIAAVGEKTAEAIATWGIRPDLVPTGEQSARGLVEEWPPYDETLDPINRVFLPRADIATETLVAGLIDLGWEVDDVTAYRTVRAAPPPAPIRDAIKTGKFDAVLFTSSSTVRNLVGIAGKPHPSTIIACIGPATAKTAEEHGLRVDVMAESPSVEVLADALAAFGAARRVAFLEAGEPVTKPSQRRPSTRRKA from the coding sequence GTGACCACCACCACCGCGACGCCGGACGCCACGTCCGTGCCGTCTCGTGCCAGCAAGCCGGCCAAGAAGCTCGGACGCGTCAGCTTCGTCGGCGCCGGCCCGGGCGACGCCAGCCTGCTCACGGTCCGCGCGGCCGAGCTCCTGCTCCAGGCCGATGTCGTCATCACCGAGCTCCCCGAGCAGATCGCCCTCGTCCCGGGCGACGCCGAGATCGTCGACGGCGGACTGGGTGAGGACGGCGCGCTGCTCACGCACGCGGCTCGCGCCCGGCTCGTCGTCCGCCACGCGAAGACCGGCGCCCACGTCGTCCGGCTCATCAGCGGCGACCCCTTCACGTACGCCACGGGCCCGGAGGAGGCCGCCGCGTGCGCCAAGGCCGGCATCGAGTTCGAGATCGTCCCCGGCATCTCGTCGGTGCAGGCCGTCCCGGCGTACGCCGGGGTGCCGCTCACCAACCGTCAGCACCGCGAGTTCCGCGTCGTGAGCGTCGGCGACACCCAGGTCGCGTGGGAGGAGCTCGGCAGCGACGACACCTTGGTGCTGCTCTCCGCCGTCGCGCGGATCGGCGAGGCGGCCGACGGCCTCATCGCCGCCGGGCGCTCGCCGCAGACCCCCGTCGCGATGACGCGGGTCGGCACCACGACCGAGCAGAGCACGATCGTCTCGACGCTCGAGGGCATCGCCGCCGACGCGAAGGCGGCGGGCATGACCGCGCCGGCCATCACGGTCGTCGGCGAGGTCGTGCAGATGCGCGACGCGCTGTCGTGGTTCGAGACCAAGCCGCTGTACGGCTGGCGCATCCTCGTGCCCCGCACGAAGGAGCAGTCGGCCAGCCTGGCGTCGCGCCTGCGCGGGTACGGGGCGGTGTCCGAGGAGGTCCCCACCATCTCGGTCGAGCCGCCGCGCAACCCGCAGCAGATGGACAAGGCCGTGCGCGGCCTCGTGGAGGGCCGCTACGAGTGGGTCGCGTTCACGAGCGTCAACGCCGTCAAGGCGGTCCGCGAGAAGTTCGAGGAGTACGGGCTCGATGCCCGCGCCTTCTCGGGTCTCAAGATCGCCGCGGTCGGTGAGAAGACCGCCGAGGCCATCGCCACGTGGGGCATCCGTCCCGACCTGGTGCCCACCGGTGAGCAGAGCGCTCGCGGTCTGGTCGAGGAATGGCCGCCGTACGACGAGACGCTCGACCCGATCAACCGGGTCTTCCTCCCGCGCGCCGACATCGCGACCGAGACCCTCGTCGCGGGGCTGATCGACCTCGGCTGGGAGGTCGACGACGTCACGGCCTACCGCACGGTGCGGGCGGCGCCGCCGCCGGCGCCGATCCGCGACGCGATCAAGACCGGCAAGTTCGACGCGGTCCTGTTCACGTCGAGCTCGACGGTGCGCAACCTCGTCGGCATCGCGGGCAAGCCGCATCCGTCGACGATCATCGCGTGCATCGGTCCGGCCACGGCCAAGACCGCCGAGGAGCACGGCCTGCGGGTCGACGTCATGGCCGAGTCGCCGTCCGTCGAGGTCCTGGCCGACGCGCTGGCCGCGTTCGGCGCGGCTCGTCGCGTCGCGTTCTTGGAGGCCGGCGAGCCGGTCACCAAGCCGTCCCAGCGCCGCCCGTCCACCCGGCGCAAAGCCTGA